ATCACCGTGGCTCAATTGCTCTCTGAATAATTTGATGTAGACCATGTGACCCAATCTGTTCGGGATCGCCATTTAAATAAGTGAGTAGGTCTTTGCTTGAACTCCAGCGCCGAGTTGAGGGGTTGATTCGTTCTATAATTTCTTCGCTTTCAAGTAGAAGTTCATTCAACAGTGGTAACTCATCAGGCACCAATGTTGTAATCCTACGAGCGAGCGCATAGAGCCAGAGGTTTACTTGGTGCGCATTGTTGTAGGATTTCCAGCTTATCTGCGCGCTCATCGGCCGCCTGATGGTCCGAGCCAGTGCATCAAAGACTTTCCTAAGTTCTCTGACAATCTCCACTCGATCTGCTGAGCTTAGGTATTTGGTCGCAATAGCCAGCTCATCGGTGAACGCACCGTCCGCATCTAGAGTAAAATAGAGACTCTCATTCTTGAGTGCTGTACGCCATTGGGTAGTCAGCTCTGTCAACCACTGATGGGCAACTTGAGAGATGTCGATTGTTCTTTTTTCCAGCATGGGTACGAGCATGGATTCAAGAATCCAAGGCGTGAAATGGTGTAGCCTGCCGAGGCGACCCCGAACAGGTTGAAGAATATCCTTGAGCTCATCGTCTGCGAGAGGAGCCTTTAACGATTGGATTAAACAAGCGATGAGTTGTGGTTTAATCTCCGAATTAAGGTAGTTGGCTTCGTTGATCAGCCAGCACAAAATGGTACGTCGAACAGTGGCTGATTCGATATGGTCGATTTTTGAAAGGGCTTCAATTCCCCAGACTCCCCTATTAAGGGCGTTTTCAAGAGCATGAAGCCCTATCCAGATTATTACACTCACATTGCTCTGCAAAAGCGCATCAATTTGCTCATGATGCTTGTCAAAGCTGACGCACAAACAAATATGCTTAAGAGCTTCAACCACAAGCGCGTGGGTACGAGGAGACTTGATTGGTTCAGAGAATATTGTGTTTAACCAAGATACCAACTGCTTTGGAGCTTGCGACCATAGGAGTTGTATGGAGTAGTAGTCGCTCCATGAGGTATCTACGGGTGAATATGTGAATGTATTGAACGGATCATTTTTTGAAAGCAGTAGTGCTGTAAGTTCCTGTGAACGGTAGTGTTCAATGTCAAGTTGTTTTTTTGTGAGACGTGGTTGCAGTGCTTTTGCTCTGGAGGGAGAGATGTGCTCCAACAGTGCAACCTTCACAGGTTCGGATAATACCGATTGCTCCTTATTGTAGAGGCTGCCTGCATAGCGACTAGCCGGGGAGTTGGCTATGACATAACCAAGGACATCCCAAGCTGAGTAGAAATCTGCTATTGGCAACCCTTCAGTCCAAAATTTGCCGGGAAGAGCGTCAAAGCGATCTTCGTCAAGTTTCCCATCTTTAATGTATCCTTTGGCACTCATCTGCTCCATGAGTACAGCTCCTGACAAGTTTGAAAGCTGCTCATCATCAAGCCACCAGGCTAGCACGCTACCAGCGCATGGTAGCTCAGCAAATGAGGAATTGTGATTTAGCCCTTTAGGCTTCACCTCCTCACATGGGCTAATGTCGGCAGAATTGAAAATTATTCTTGCAGGAAGGTGGGGATTACCCTCTCCATAGAGTGTGCTTTGGATAATCTGATCAACGTACTCAAATACATGCGGAATCACGTCCAGAGGAATAGGGGTTGCCAATAGAGGATGGTTCTCGCTGGCCCTCTGAACTGAATTGGAAAGATGGTACCCAGCTAACGGCTGACCATTGGCTGAGCGAATGAGGATCATGCGGTCGTGGAGTTTGTTCTCTGGTACTGCGAGTATTTTGAGGCAAACACTTCCAAAGTAGCCATTATTCCAACCTGAACATCTCGCTATAAGATTTTCAACACGATTGGGCTGACCAGCCTCTTTTATGCTGTCATCATTCGACATTTTTTCCGTCGTGATGACAAGGTAATCAGCAGTAGCAGTGCCCAGTCGGTTGAGAAGCTCAATCCCTACATCCTCCATATATGGGTCGATCCAAGCAATTTTCGCGTCGTGGTGCCGTTCGAAAATGTCCTTGAGCCAATCTTTCAACTCGAGACGGCTCATACCGCTGCTGTCGTTGAGAGTAGGAAAGAACCGCCCGTCGGATTTTTTTGGACATAACTGTTTGATTCTGTTCTGGATGAGCCGGTTGAGTGGAATCCATGGATCATCCGCATACCCGCCCATTTTTGACCGAGAGGGACTACTAATAGCACGCCCAATCTGTCCTGCTGTCTCCAGTCTGGCCTTTTCCCTTTTCGGTACTTTTTTTGCCAACCATTCGAATTGGTAGTTTGCCCTAATGGGTTCGACTAGCTGCATGTTGAAATTCATTTCGCGCATGAAATCTGCGCCGGTTTGAAGCAGGAGGAATGATTGCTCACCATTTATTCCAAGCGCATAAATCTCCATTGTATAAGCTGTGCTAGCTTGGTCCTGAAACACTTTGAGTTCAAATGTGTGATGGAGAGGGTATGAAGCGTTCTTGCTGAGGTTGGCGATATAAGAGGACTGAATGCTACCGTCACTGTACGCCTTGACAATAACCAACAGATCGGAAGGTTCTCGGGTTAGTGGTTCGAATAGAGTCAGAGATGACTGCTGCCCCTTCAAGGATAAGTCATACTTGCTACGCTCTGTAGCAGTGAGCCCAGGAGCACAGATGAACTCAAAGTCTCCAATTCTCCAAGAGTCAATTGTGGAGAAATCTAAGCCAGTATCTGCATTCAATACTTGGCATGCAAATTTGGCAATCTTCGTGTCATATCCTTCCAACACATTGAATAAATTTGATTTTTCTCTCAGGGAAATTGCGCCGCTGTCAACACTGGAATAGCTGGTTGGGCTTAGCCGATTAGTTTGAAATCTATAATAATCGCGTGTCGGCAAATGCATTACAGGGCGAGTGATGGGATTCACACAAAATGTGCTTGTTCCTATCGCCTTAGCCAATTTGTCGTTGATATTCAGCCCAGAGAGTTGGCAAGATTTCTGAAACGTCTCTCCGCAGATGAAGTGCTCAAGGAAAGTTCTCAATCTCTCGGTAGAGGTATGAAGTGTCAAGGCGTGAGTTCTGACTGAGCAATTCTCAGTAAGTCGCATTTTGGAACTAGCGCTCCCGCTCCAACTGTTTGATTGGTAGTTTCCTGATAGTGACCGACCATACAGAAAACGTAGTTCACTTGAATCTTCCCACTCGATCTCCAATACCCAGATTTGGCTTATAGTGAGATTTTGATCATCTCCGAACAAGTCATATAACCTAGAGTCTGAAAGCAACGCGCACAGTGGACTCGTCATAGGGCACTCCTTTGTAGTGCTAAGTAAAAAGTGGATATAGATATGTGGTGCTGGCTGGAAGTAGACTTGCCCCTTGAATCTTCAGACAGTTGGTATCACTTAAGTTAGTGATAGTCGGTAAGTGTCAACGAAGTTGTCACCCCTGAGGTTCACTATGCAGCCTGCTTTTCCCACTCTGGGTTCAGCGTTACCTCCGCTTTCCACTGCCAGTTTCGCGTTCAATTCCGCCAGCTTAACCGTAAGCGTACAGCGAGACCAGCTAGGTTTTGGTGCCTGTTGGTAACGGGAGCATCGCTTCAGTTCCTGTATCAGCAGAGTCAGAAGCTTTTCGCTGACAGTGCCGTTGAGGCAGAGCGTCCCGCGCCGGAACGTTATCTCACAGCTCATACTGAGCGCTTCCGGGTCCTTTGCGGGCAATTCTGGCTGTACGGCATCGAGAGTCACAGGAAGTAGCTGAGGACTCTCTGAAGAAGGTAATAGCAGCTTTCCCTCGCGCCATTTGAACAGCTGATTAGCGTTAATGACATTTTCAAGCGCAAGTTTTGAGATGGATATTACGGGGTCGCAGGAGCCAGCAACGAGTTGCTGCTTAAACTCAGGAGAATAATTAGGGCAGCCTTTTCGTCTGCCGGGAATCCCATTTTTCTGCATATCTGACACTTTGGTTCCCACTACTCACTGGTGGACACTACTTTGTCGGGAACATCAGATTATGCCCAGACGGACCACGCTCTACGCTTACCGTCAGCTAGAGTGATACCGGCATCAATGTGCTCCTGAATAACGGTTTCATTACTGAACGGTGTGTCATTCAACGTCAGGCCATAGTGTTGCGATAACAGATGAGTCAGCAGCCGTTGCCAGGTTTCAACGGGTGACAGATAGGGCTGAGCCGCCCGTGTCGGGGATGATGATAAGGTTTACATGATGTTTGCTCCATGAGTTTAAGAGATAAGTGAAGAGTTAATGGGGTTCAGGCTTTTCGGTATAAACAGCGATGTAGACATAACCGCAGGAGCCGAGTGTATCGGCTTCGCAAGTCAGTCCATTGTGATATAGCGTGACGCAGTGCTGTTGCCTGGGAGAGAGTTCTCCGCTGGTGAGCATCAACTCCAGTTGTTTGAGCATCAACGGAAAAGCCTGGTCGAGGCGTAATGCTTCGTTGTCGCTGAAAGCACCGTTGAATCCGGCCCGGTCAGCGAGAAAATGCACCCGGTTGCCTTCCTGCACCAGACGGGCGCCAAAACAGGGTGTGATCGTGCGCTTTAGTCCCCACTGCTGGCAGGTAAGATTCTCCGGTTTGGTACCGGATTCTGAGTGATTGTTCATTATTGTTCCTGATTAAAGGGAAGGATTAATTAAGAGTGACACTTCGAAGAATGACATAGGGACCATTGCGATCCTGACGGCGTTCAGCAAAGACGGCCAGAACGCCGTGTATGTCCTGAACTTCCCGGCCAGCATAATGGCAGATACTGCCAGACCATTTATATTTGCCGGTACAGACGCGAAACAGTCGGGAGCCAGGATGTTGCCGGTACAGAGCCATGGCCTGGCGCTTACTGATGATTTTCATATCCAGCCTCGTTCTGCAAACGACACAATCCCATTCTGACCGACAACCAAGTGATCGAGCGTTTTCACATCAACCAGTCCCAGCACCTCCTTCAGTTTGTCAGTCATCTGGCGATCTGCTTTGCTGGGCTCCGGATCGCCGGATGGATGGTTATGCGCCAGCACGACAGCTGCAGCATTGAAGCGAAGTGCTGATTTCACCACCTCACGGGAATGGACCTGGACATGGTTAATCGAACCGGCGAACAGTGTTTCACTCTCCAGTAAACGATGCTGATTATCGAGATAGAGCACTATAAACACCTCCCGCTCCTGTCTGGCCAGCTGTAACCGGAGCCAGTCACGGGCTGCAGTGCTCGAGGTAAAGCCTATACCGGGCTGGCGCAGATATTTATCCAGAAGGTTGATAGCGCGGCGAATGGTCTGTTGGGCGTAGGGTGTCAGTCCGGAAGTCGTAGGGAGTAAACAGCCATGCTGAGCAATAACCGACACCGGAAAGAGTTCAGGCTGCGATAACAGTGGGGGATAATGCAGTATTCATGAGCGGTACCCCTCAGTCGATAAGATGCATAATGGAGTTGCACTCTGGATGGTTCAGCGCGAAATCACGCAGGCGATAATAGTGCTCAGTCATTGCGTCACACTCCGTACGACAGGCATGGTAGTTGTATGTCATAAGACAGGCGACTATCCCTGCCGCTTCGCCAGTAAGTTCCGCGCCGTTGCCGTTCATACTGTTAAACAATGCCCACTTCTCATCTTGCTCTGACTCGGGAGCCATAAAAGCGCCGCCGTTACTGAGCGTCGAAAAATTCCAGATACCGCCGTGATAATCGGTACACAGCCGGTCCATCCAGGCAAAGATTTGGGGCTCAAGGATTATCCATTGTGGGATGGTACCAAAGTGCTGTGGCCAGAAGCCTATGCGTAACTCGTCAGGGACCACTGAGGCAGTAATTGCTTTCAGCTCAGCGAACTGATGATTTTGTGTATCCATTAAATTATCTCCTTATGCCGGAACTGTTGTTTAACGCCCAAAAAACTCGAGCATATTTTCTGCCATAACCCACAGGGCACGATTGAGCTTCACGTCACCATCAATACCGGTAACGGCACGGGTGCGACTGCTTTTCCCCTGTGCGGTTCGTCCTGACATTCCCCCTTTCATCAGGTTCTCCTGCACGCGCTGGTATACGGTCCACAGGTCATCTCTGTAGTCCTCCCGGCGACGTGGGGTCAGCAGCTGCGATAC
This genomic window from Pantoea sp. Lij88 contains:
- a CDS encoding VPA1262 family protein, which codes for MTSPLCALLSDSRLYDLFGDDQNLTISQIWVLEIEWEDSSELRFLYGRSLSGNYQSNSWSGSASSKMRLTENCSVRTHALTLHTSTERLRTFLEHFICGETFQKSCQLSGLNINDKLAKAIGTSTFCVNPITRPVMHLPTRDYYRFQTNRLSPTSYSSVDSGAISLREKSNLFNVLEGYDTKIAKFACQVLNADTGLDFSTIDSWRIGDFEFICAPGLTATERSKYDLSLKGQQSSLTLFEPLTREPSDLLVIVKAYSDGSIQSSYIANLSKNASYPLHHTFELKVFQDQASTAYTMEIYALGINGEQSFLLLQTGADFMREMNFNMQLVEPIRANYQFEWLAKKVPKREKARLETAGQIGRAISSPSRSKMGGYADDPWIPLNRLIQNRIKQLCPKKSDGRFFPTLNDSSGMSRLELKDWLKDIFERHHDAKIAWIDPYMEDVGIELLNRLGTATADYLVITTEKMSNDDSIKEAGQPNRVENLIARCSGWNNGYFGSVCLKILAVPENKLHDRMILIRSANGQPLAGYHLSNSVQRASENHPLLATPIPLDVIPHVFEYVDQIIQSTLYGEGNPHLPARIIFNSADISPCEEVKPKGLNHNSSFAELPCAGSVLAWWLDDEQLSNLSGAVLMEQMSAKGYIKDGKLDEDRFDALPGKFWTEGLPIADFYSAWDVLGYVIANSPASRYAGSLYNKEQSVLSEPVKVALLEHISPSRAKALQPRLTKKQLDIEHYRSQELTALLLSKNDPFNTFTYSPVDTSWSDYYSIQLLWSQAPKQLVSWLNTIFSEPIKSPRTHALVVEALKHICLCVSFDKHHEQIDALLQSNVSVIIWIGLHALENALNRGVWGIEALSKIDHIESATVRRTILCWLINEANYLNSEIKPQLIACLIQSLKAPLADDELKDILQPVRGRLGRLHHFTPWILESMLVPMLEKRTIDISQVAHQWLTELTTQWRTALKNESLYFTLDADGAFTDELAIATKYLSSADRVEIVRELRKVFDALARTIRRPMSAQISWKSYNNAHQVNLWLYALARRITTLVPDELPLLNELLLESEEIIERINPSTRRWSSSKDLLTYLNGDPEQIGSHGLHQIIQRAIEPR
- a CDS encoding type IV toxin-antitoxin system YeeU family antitoxin; translated protein: MNNHSESGTKPENLTCQQWGLKRTITPCFGARLVQEGNRVHFLADRAGFNGAFSDNEALRLDQAFPLMLKQLELMLTSGELSPRQQHCVTLYHNGLTCEADTLGSCGYVYIAVYTEKPEPH
- a CDS encoding DUF987 domain-containing protein gives rise to the protein MKIISKRQAMALYRQHPGSRLFRVCTGKYKWSGSICHYAGREVQDIHGVLAVFAERRQDRNGPYVILRSVTLN
- the radC gene encoding DNA repair protein RadC, yielding MAQHGCLLPTTSGLTPYAQQTIRRAINLLDKYLRQPGIGFTSSTAARDWLRLQLARQEREVFIVLYLDNQHRLLESETLFAGSINHVQVHSREVVKSALRFNAAAVVLAHNHPSGDPEPSKADRQMTDKLKEVLGLVDVKTLDHLVVGQNGIVSFAERGWI
- a CDS encoding antirestriction protein produces the protein MDTQNHQFAELKAITASVVPDELRIGFWPQHFGTIPQWIILEPQIFAWMDRLCTDYHGGIWNFSTLSNGGAFMAPESEQDEKWALFNSMNGNGAELTGEAAGIVACLMTYNYHACRTECDAMTEHYYRLRDFALNHPECNSIMHLID